A stretch of Vigna angularis cultivar LongXiaoDou No.4 chromosome 4, ASM1680809v1, whole genome shotgun sequence DNA encodes these proteins:
- the LOC108331090 gene encoding protein PHLOEM PROTEIN 2-LIKE A9 — MPFKKPHHTSDKNCITKDGDKFVILPRGLNIVWGNDSRYWKIPEQGPAELTQVSWLEVSGVVPITKAATYSVSFEVNVKEDGFGWKGTDVLVMAKIGKTGKYRFKVNNLSPGQNIVIPSEQLEIPVVGPSDLHFGLYEVWSGKWKGGLEIIKAVVQPLP; from the exons ATGCCTTTCAAGAAGCCTCATCACACCTCTGACAAGAACTGCATAACAAAG GATGGCGACAAGTTCGTAATACTTCCCAGAGGACTCAACATTGTGTGGGGAAATGATTCTCGATACTGGAAAATACCAGA GCAAGGTCCTGCGGAACTTACACAAGTTTCATGGCTGGAGGTATCCGGTGTGGTACCCATAACAAAAGCAGCGACATATTCTGTTTCATTTGAGGTTAACGTTAAAGAAGATGGATTTGGATGGAAGGGCACAGATGTTCTTGTGATGGCTAAAATCGGTAAAACCGGAAAATATAGGTTTAAAGTAAACAATCTAAGTCCTGGTCAGAACATCGTCATTCCCTCCGAACAACTTGAGATTCCTGTGGTCGGCCCATCGGATCTTCATTTTGGACTTTATGAAGTCTGGAGCGGAAAATGGAAGGGAGGCCTTGAAATTATCAAAGCTGTGGTCCAACCTCTGCCATAA